A single Thiohalobacter thiocyanaticus DNA region contains:
- a CDS encoding TonB-dependent receptor plug domain-containing protein produces the protein MQKKFTASSLACQISLALALPGIALAEHDPLVIDIVKEAPEFPKASTLNHSTVDSQRLRSLPAASSDTARLLKQTPGVELQGAGGVSSLPSIHGLTDDRVRIKVDGMDLVSACGNHMNPPLSYIDPTRIATATVFAGLTPVSLGGDSIGGTIVVESADPVFAVPGEGLLTTGEIGTFYRSNGDARGANLAATLASENASLTYTGSTAKANNYEAGDDFKPAGPAAAGRGFLDGDEVGSTYYETTNQSLALALRRDNHLAELTVATQDIPEQGFPNQRMDMTSNESIRFNLRYEGQYNWGKLEANAYREQTDHEMGFGEDRLFWYGANDGSIPDGVPCTIQGGMNGCAAGMPMETEGDNRGLVVKGDIPLNGRDLLRVGAEVQQYRLDDWWDPSGKMMFPNTFWNINDGERDRLAAFGEWEARWSEQWLTQFGLRYERVAMDTGEVQGYNPMFSPQDAADFNAADRSRSDDNLDLTALARFTPKDTLSVEFGYARKTRSPNLYERYAWSTHGMAMRMVNLAGDGNGYVGNLELDPEVAHTLSATFDWHDPSEQRWGVQITPYVTYVEDYIDAARCSSATTRDMMGTACTDANLAVTNDFVYLQFVNEDARLYGIDVSAHAPLAEDTRLGDFHIDGVLSYVRGENQDTDDNLYNIMPLNLKLAVTQNLGAWRNTAEVEVVDAKSDVSDTRNEVKTSGYGLLHLRTSYTWKQLRIEAGVENVFDRFYQHPLSGAYLGQGKTMPAAGVPWGITVPGPGRSIYTSLNFRF, from the coding sequence ATGCAGAAGAAATTCACAGCTTCCTCACTTGCCTGCCAGATCAGCCTGGCGCTGGCCCTCCCCGGCATCGCGCTGGCCGAGCACGACCCTCTTGTCATCGACATCGTCAAGGAAGCCCCCGAGTTCCCGAAGGCCTCGACCCTGAATCACTCCACCGTCGACTCGCAGCGCCTGCGCTCCCTGCCGGCGGCCAGCAGCGATACGGCCCGCCTGCTGAAGCAGACCCCCGGCGTCGAGCTGCAGGGGGCCGGCGGCGTCTCCAGCCTGCCGTCCATCCACGGCCTGACCGATGACCGCGTGCGCATCAAGGTCGACGGCATGGACCTGGTCTCCGCCTGCGGCAACCACATGAACCCGCCGCTGTCCTATATCGATCCCACCCGGATCGCCACCGCCACGGTGTTCGCCGGACTGACCCCGGTCAGCCTCGGCGGCGACAGCATCGGCGGCACCATTGTGGTGGAATCGGCCGACCCGGTGTTTGCCGTGCCCGGCGAGGGCCTGCTGACCACGGGCGAGATCGGGACCTTCTATCGCAGCAACGGCGACGCCCGCGGCGCCAATCTCGCCGCCACCCTGGCCAGCGAGAATGCCAGCCTCACCTACACCGGCTCCACCGCCAAGGCCAACAACTACGAGGCCGGCGACGATTTCAAACCGGCGGGCCCGGCTGCGGCCGGCCGCGGCTTCCTGGACGGCGACGAGGTCGGCTCCACCTATTATGAAACCACCAACCAGTCGCTGGCCCTGGCGCTGCGGCGCGACAACCACCTGGCCGAACTCACAGTGGCCACGCAGGACATCCCCGAACAGGGCTTCCCCAACCAGCGCATGGACATGACCTCCAACGAGAGCATCCGGTTCAATCTGCGCTACGAGGGCCAGTACAACTGGGGCAAACTGGAGGCGAACGCCTATCGCGAACAGACCGATCACGAAATGGGCTTCGGCGAGGACAGGCTGTTCTGGTACGGCGCCAACGACGGCTCCATCCCCGACGGCGTGCCCTGCACCATCCAGGGCGGCATGAACGGCTGCGCAGCCGGCATGCCGATGGAGACCGAGGGCGACAACCGCGGCCTGGTGGTCAAGGGCGACATCCCGCTCAATGGCCGCGACCTGCTGCGCGTCGGCGCCGAGGTCCAGCAGTACCGTCTGGACGACTGGTGGGATCCCTCCGGCAAGATGATGTTCCCCAACACCTTCTGGAACATCAACGACGGCGAACGCGACCGGCTGGCGGCCTTCGGCGAATGGGAGGCGCGCTGGAGCGAGCAGTGGCTGACCCAGTTCGGCCTGCGCTACGAGCGCGTCGCCATGGATACCGGTGAGGTGCAGGGCTACAACCCCATGTTCTCGCCGCAGGACGCGGCCGACTTCAATGCCGCCGACCGCAGCCGCAGCGACGACAACCTGGATCTGACCGCCCTGGCCCGCTTCACGCCGAAGGACACCCTGAGCGTTGAATTCGGCTACGCCCGCAAGACCCGCTCGCCCAACCTGTATGAGCGCTATGCCTGGTCCACCCACGGCATGGCGATGCGCATGGTCAACCTGGCCGGCGACGGCAACGGCTATGTCGGCAACCTCGAACTCGATCCCGAAGTGGCGCACACCCTGAGCGCCACCTTCGACTGGCATGATCCGAGCGAGCAGCGCTGGGGGGTGCAGATCACGCCCTACGTGACCTACGTCGAGGACTATATCGATGCCGCGCGCTGCTCCTCGGCCACCACCCGGGACATGATGGGCACCGCCTGCACCGACGCCAACCTGGCGGTGACGAACGATTTCGTCTACCTGCAGTTCGTCAACGAGGACGCTCGCCTGTATGGCATCGACGTCTCCGCCCACGCGCCGCTGGCGGAGGACACCCGGCTGGGCGACTTCCATATCGACGGCGTACTCAGCTATGTGCGCGGCGAGAACCAGGACACCGACGACAACCTGTACAACATCATGCCGCTGAACCTGAAGCTGGCCGTGACGCAGAACCTCGGCGCCTGGCGCAATACCGCTGAGGTGGAGGTGGTCGATGCCAAATCGGACGTCTCGGATACCCGCAACGAGGTCAAGACCAGCGGTTACGGCCTGCTGCATCTGCGTACCAGCTACACCTGGAAGCAGCTGCGCATCGAGGCCGGCGTGGAGAACGTCTTCGACCGCTTCTACCAGCATCCGCTGAGCGGCGCCTACCTCGGCCAGGGCAAGACCATGCCCGCCGCCGGCGTGCCCTGGGGGATTACGGTGCCGGGTCCGGGACGCAGCATCTACACTTCGCTCAACTTCAGGTTCTGA
- the thiC gene encoding phosphomethylpyrimidine synthase ThiC, producing the protein MSAIPEDFVRKTARLSEEVTRPFPSSTKLYIQGSRPDIRVPLRQIEQTPTLTSGTPEENPPIPVYDTSGPYTDPAAKIDLLKGLPALREAWILERDDTEQLDGPSSEFGRARQADPELAHLRFEHIHRPRRAKPGRNVTQMHYARQGIITPEMEYIALRENCRLQELREDPRYSKLLRQHPGESWGASIPEEVTPEFVRSEVAAGRAIIPANINHPELEPMIIGRNFRVKINTNIGNSAVTSSIEEEVEKMVWSARWGGDTLMDLSTGKNIHETREWILRNAPMPIGTVPIYQALEKVDGKAEELTWEMFRDTLIEQAEQGVDYFTIHAGVRLAYVPLTADRVTGIVSRGGSIMAKWCLAHHRESFLYTHFDEICEIMQAYDVSFSLGDGLRPGCIADANDRAQFAELETLGELTKKAWEHDCQVMIEGPGHVPLHKVKENVDKELEDCFEAPFYTLGPLVTDIAPAYDHITSGIGAANIGWYGTAMLCYVTPKEHLGLPNKQDVRDGIITYKIAAHGADLAKGFPGAQLQDNALSKARFEFRWEDQFNLSLDPERAREYHDQTMPKEAHKVAHFCSMCGPNFCSMKITQDVRDYAAKQGISEDEALEKGLEEKAMEFRKQGAEIYKKA; encoded by the coding sequence ATGAGCGCCATCCCGGAAGATTTCGTCAGGAAGACGGCCCGCCTGTCCGAGGAAGTGACCCGGCCGTTTCCCAGCTCCACCAAGCTCTACATCCAGGGCTCGCGCCCGGATATCCGGGTGCCGCTGCGCCAGATCGAGCAGACCCCGACGCTGACCTCCGGCACCCCCGAGGAGAATCCGCCCATCCCGGTCTACGACACCTCCGGCCCCTACACCGACCCGGCCGCGAAGATCGACCTGCTCAAGGGCCTGCCCGCCCTGCGCGAGGCCTGGATCCTGGAGCGCGACGATACCGAGCAGCTCGACGGCCCCAGCTCCGAGTTCGGCCGCGCGCGCCAGGCCGACCCCGAGCTGGCGCATCTGCGCTTCGAGCACATCCACCGCCCGCGCCGCGCCAAACCCGGCAGGAACGTCACCCAGATGCACTATGCCCGGCAGGGCATCATCACTCCGGAGATGGAATACATCGCCCTGCGCGAGAACTGCCGGCTGCAGGAACTGCGCGAGGACCCGCGCTATTCCAAGCTGCTGCGCCAGCACCCCGGCGAGTCCTGGGGCGCCAGCATCCCCGAGGAGGTCACCCCCGAGTTCGTGCGCAGCGAGGTGGCTGCCGGCCGCGCCATCATCCCGGCCAACATCAACCACCCCGAGCTGGAGCCGATGATCATCGGCCGCAACTTCCGGGTGAAGATCAACACCAACATCGGCAACTCCGCCGTGACTTCCTCCATCGAGGAAGAGGTGGAGAAGATGGTGTGGTCCGCCCGCTGGGGCGGCGACACCCTGATGGACCTGTCCACCGGCAAGAACATCCACGAGACCCGCGAGTGGATCCTGCGCAACGCCCCCATGCCCATCGGCACCGTGCCCATCTACCAGGCGCTGGAGAAGGTCGACGGCAAGGCCGAGGAACTGACCTGGGAGATGTTCCGCGACACCCTGATCGAACAGGCCGAGCAGGGCGTGGACTACTTCACCATCCACGCCGGCGTGCGCCTGGCCTATGTGCCGCTGACCGCCGACCGCGTCACCGGCATCGTCTCCCGCGGCGGCTCCATCATGGCCAAGTGGTGCCTGGCGCATCACCGCGAGTCCTTCCTGTACACGCACTTCGACGAGATCTGCGAGATCATGCAGGCCTACGACGTCTCCTTCAGCCTGGGCGACGGCCTGCGCCCCGGCTGCATCGCCGACGCCAACGACCGCGCCCAGTTCGCCGAACTGGAAACCCTGGGCGAGCTGACGAAGAAGGCCTGGGAGCACGACTGCCAGGTCATGATCGAGGGCCCCGGCCATGTGCCGCTGCACAAGGTCAAGGAGAACGTGGACAAGGAACTCGAGGACTGCTTCGAGGCCCCCTTCTACACCCTGGGCCCGCTGGTCACCGACATCGCCCCAGCCTACGACCACATCACCTCCGGCATCGGCGCCGCCAACATCGGCTGGTACGGCACCGCCATGCTCTGCTATGTCACCCCCAAGGAGCACTTAGGATTACCTAACAAGCAGGACGTCCGCGACGGCATCATCACCTACAAGATCGCCGCCCACGGCGCGGATCTCGCCAAGGGCTTCCCCGGCGCTCAGCTGCAGGACAACGCGCTAAGCAAGGCCCGGTTCGAATTCCGCTGGGAGGACCAGTTCAACCTCAGCCTCGACCCCGAGCGCGCCCGCGAATACCACGACCAGACCATGCCCAAGGAGGCGCACAAGGTGGCGCACTTCTGCTCCATGTGCGGGCCGAACTTCTGCTCCATGAAGATCACCCAGGACGTGCGTGACTACGCCGCCAAGCAGGGGATCTCGGAGGATGAGGCGCTGGAGAAGGGGTTGGAGGAGAAGGCGATGGAGTTCAGGAAGCAGGGTGCCGAGATCTACAAAAAGGCCTGA
- a CDS encoding DUF2442 domain-containing protein has translation MSSRPLGTNTSGVEVTNVSPHGFWLLVEGRELYLPFGQFPWFRDASIAALGRIEQPKRNHFHWPELDVDLTLEMIESPEKYPNVSG, from the coding sequence ATGTCATCCAGGCCGCTTGGAACCAACACTTCGGGCGTTGAAGTCACCAATGTCTCACCGCACGGCTTCTGGCTGCTGGTGGAAGGCCGTGAGCTGTATCTTCCCTTCGGGCAGTTCCCCTGGTTTCGTGATGCCAGCATCGCCGCGCTCGGCAGAATCGAGCAGCCAAAACGCAATCACTTCCACTGGCCGGAACTGGATGTGGATCTGACGTTGGAGATGATTGAGTCGCCAGAGAAGTATCCGAATGTGTCTGGGTGA
- a CDS encoding AAA family ATPase, translating into MQERHSAKRLAIYNHKGGVGKTTLTVNIAFALASRGKRVLLVDTDPQCNLTSYLVSDEVVDDLLDHSDGQEGATVWSAVKPIAEAEGDIKQIKAIERPGDIFLLPGDIRLSEFESELTSFWSDCTLRKAKGFRGTTAISRLVNDAAEAVGADYVFYDSGPNIGPLNRVILLDCEYFIIPAACDLFSLRALKTLGASLFGWITDWSRIANLAPEDTYLLPGRPKLLGYIPQGFRTYGGRPSREHAYFMSRLEKDVQSEVVAVLRQIDKSLAPGSMADRKLGEVKDYGVLISGSQRDGAAVFDGQGGTDEQRSQARNAFGKIANKIMARIKEIEK; encoded by the coding sequence GTGCAAGAGCGTCACTCTGCCAAGAGGCTGGCAATTTATAATCACAAGGGCGGGGTAGGTAAAACTACATTAACCGTTAACATCGCGTTTGCTCTAGCGTCTCGCGGTAAGAGGGTATTGCTGGTCGATACAGATCCACAATGCAATCTTACATCATATCTTGTTTCAGATGAGGTTGTAGATGATTTGCTTGACCATTCTGATGGTCAGGAGGGCGCAACTGTATGGTCTGCAGTTAAACCGATCGCAGAAGCAGAAGGCGATATAAAACAGATAAAGGCCATTGAGAGGCCTGGTGATATATTCTTATTGCCTGGTGATATTCGGTTATCTGAATTTGAATCGGAGCTAACGTCTTTTTGGTCTGACTGTACTCTTCGTAAGGCAAAAGGTTTTAGAGGAACTACTGCAATTAGTCGCCTCGTTAATGATGCGGCAGAAGCAGTCGGTGCTGACTATGTATTTTATGATTCGGGGCCAAATATTGGTCCACTGAATCGTGTAATCCTATTAGATTGTGAGTACTTCATTATCCCTGCCGCCTGCGACTTGTTTTCTCTGAGAGCGCTAAAAACGCTTGGAGCTTCACTGTTTGGTTGGATTACAGATTGGTCGAGAATTGCGAATCTTGCACCTGAAGATACATATCTACTTCCTGGGCGCCCTAAACTTCTAGGTTATATACCTCAAGGGTTTCGTACTTATGGAGGGCGGCCATCGCGAGAGCATGCATATTTTATGTCACGACTTGAAAAGGATGTTCAAAGTGAAGTGGTGGCGGTGCTACGTCAAATTGATAAATCATTGGCGCCAGGGAGTATGGCTGACCGAAAACTAGGTGAAGTGAAAGATTATGGCGTGTTGATTTCGGGTTCGCAAAGGGATGGTGCTGCCGTATTTGATGGGCAAGGTGGTACAGACGAGCAAAGGAGCCAAGCACGAAATGCATTTGGTAAAATTGCCAATAAAATTATGGCAAGAATAAAAGAAATTGAAAAATAA
- a CDS encoding RelA/SpoT domain-containing protein: MPKENFTRKECRLIESLLEEFDRNYRELSTFQRQVLTALEEDDLLAKHVHSIKSRIKNRDHLRDKLERKLRNSKEEGCSLEISDENLLTKINDLVGIRILHLYTAQLAELNPAILRIFDEQQYRLIEGPFARTWDDESREFFRDHNIEAQQSDTLYTSVHYVIESASRKKMTCEIQVRTLSEEVWGEVDHQLNYPHQTDSLACSEQLKVLARLTSSVSRLVDSIFRTENDHRLKMTYSQKDRITKAKSGVSKKKRTRKKAVTKKI, translated from the coding sequence ATGCCTAAAGAAAACTTTACAAGAAAAGAATGCAGGCTGATTGAGTCTTTGCTCGAGGAATTTGATAGAAATTATCGAGAGCTATCAACGTTCCAAAGGCAAGTGCTTACGGCGCTTGAGGAAGATGATCTTTTGGCTAAGCATGTCCATTCAATTAAATCTAGAATTAAAAATCGCGATCATTTACGAGATAAATTGGAACGGAAACTTCGGAACTCAAAAGAAGAAGGGTGTAGTCTCGAAATATCAGATGAAAACCTCCTTACAAAAATAAATGATTTGGTAGGCATTCGAATATTGCATTTGTATACAGCGCAGCTTGCGGAATTAAATCCGGCGATTTTGAGGATATTTGATGAACAGCAATATCGTCTGATAGAAGGGCCATTTGCGCGTACATGGGATGATGAATCTAGAGAGTTCTTTCGTGATCATAATATTGAGGCGCAACAAAGTGACACGCTATATACTAGTGTTCACTATGTTATTGAGTCTGCGTCACGAAAGAAAATGACATGTGAGATTCAGGTGCGTACTCTTAGTGAAGAGGTGTGGGGTGAAGTTGATCACCAGCTGAATTATCCGCATCAAACAGACAGCTTAGCCTGTAGTGAGCAGCTGAAGGTTTTGGCTAGGCTTACGTCAAGTGTTTCGAGGTTGGTAGATTCGATCTTCCGGACGGAAAATGATCATCGTTTGAAAATGACGTATAGTCAGAAAGACCGGATTACTAAAGCAAAGTCGGGAGTGAGTAAAAAGAAAAGAACGAGGAAAAAAGCAGTAACTAAAAAAATATAA